One window of the Burkholderia sp. FERM BP-3421 genome contains the following:
- a CDS encoding MFS transporter, which produces MMNRSPLLLTIAATSLGFVIIQLDVTIVNVALVRIGANLGATIAGLQWMIDAYTLAFATLLMSGGALGDRSGGRRVLVAGFVVFALASAMCGLARSGAELVAARAVQGLGAALIVPNSLALLNDACADNAAVRARALGLWNAAGGLAVAAGPVVGGLLLAVSGWRGIFLVNLPICALGIWLARFIKETPPHAPKTSIDIPGQLCAIVAVLAMTASIIECGASGWRQPVVLAGAAAALAAGLVLIVIERRTPNPMLPLHLFRRPSFSAATCAGFLNNFAYYGLVFILGFYFQTVRHYSTIQTGLAFVPLTGTVTVSNLLGSRLAAKSGPRLPMVLGFAIATFAYAALHGIGADTPYVRMLVPLAAIPFGLGLAIPAMTAALLTSVERRRAGVASAIFTTVRQIGGAVGVAVFGAIVAAGGKAGMAGIHSVFFVCACSSALACAVSAIGIRQGGSLAREALSAASEE; this is translated from the coding sequence ATGATGAACCGTTCGCCTCTCCTTTTGACCATTGCCGCCACGAGCCTCGGCTTTGTGATCATCCAGCTCGACGTCACCATCGTGAATGTGGCGCTGGTTCGGATCGGCGCGAACCTCGGCGCCACGATCGCCGGACTCCAGTGGATGATCGATGCCTACACGCTTGCCTTTGCGACGCTGCTGATGTCCGGGGGCGCGCTGGGAGATCGCAGCGGCGGACGTCGCGTCCTCGTTGCCGGTTTTGTCGTCTTCGCGCTCGCATCGGCCATGTGCGGACTCGCGCGATCCGGTGCAGAACTGGTCGCCGCGCGCGCAGTCCAGGGCCTGGGCGCGGCGCTCATCGTGCCGAACTCGCTCGCGCTCTTGAATGACGCCTGCGCCGACAATGCCGCCGTCCGAGCGCGTGCTCTCGGGCTCTGGAACGCGGCGGGCGGGCTCGCCGTCGCTGCGGGGCCGGTGGTCGGCGGGCTGCTGCTCGCGGTATCCGGATGGCGCGGCATCTTCCTGGTCAACCTGCCCATTTGCGCACTCGGCATCTGGCTCGCCCGCTTCATCAAGGAGACGCCGCCGCACGCGCCGAAAACGTCCATCGACATACCGGGCCAACTCTGTGCGATCGTCGCGGTACTTGCCATGACCGCCAGCATCATCGAGTGCGGCGCGAGCGGCTGGCGGCAGCCTGTCGTGCTGGCGGGCGCCGCGGCCGCGCTCGCGGCAGGGCTCGTCTTGATCGTCATCGAGCGGCGCACGCCCAATCCCATGCTTCCGCTGCACCTGTTTCGCCGGCCGTCGTTCTCGGCGGCGACCTGCGCGGGCTTTCTCAACAATTTCGCGTACTACGGCCTTGTCTTCATCCTCGGTTTCTATTTCCAGACGGTTCGACACTATTCGACCATTCAGACCGGGCTGGCATTCGTGCCTCTGACGGGCACCGTCACCGTATCCAATCTGCTCGGCAGCCGCCTGGCCGCCAAGTCGGGGCCGCGTCTGCCGATGGTCCTCGGATTTGCGATCGCGACGTTCGCCTACGCCGCGCTGCACGGGATCGGCGCCGATACGCCCTATGTGCGGATGCTCGTTCCATTGGCCGCGATCCCGTTCGGCTTGGGGTTGGCCATCCCAGCCATGACCGCGGCATTGCTGACCTCGGTCGAGCGCCGACGCGCCGGCGTCGCCTCGGCGATCTTCACGACCGTACGGCAGATCGGCGGCGCGGTGGGCGTCGCGGTGTTCGGCGCAATCGTCGCGGCTGGAGGGAAGGCTGGCATGGCGGGTATTCACAGCGTGTTCTTCGTGTGCGCGTGTTCGAGTGCGCTGGCCTGCGCGGTGTCGGCCATCGGAATCAGGCAGGGAGGCAGTCTTGCCCGCGAGGCGCTGTCTGCCGCGTCGGAGGAATAG
- a CDS encoding ArsR/SmtB family transcription factor, whose translation MSRFEPNVAFPASLIGEPNRARILMALCAGEQRAGSLAQFVSASPQATSNHLARLVKGGLVCVRSDGRHRYYRLANPEVARVLELLAVLAPPLPARLHGRVDRTLHYARTCYDHLAGTLGVALADAMRREGFLSKPTGKDDQRHWRVTRRGIAWFADLGVDTSALRGPLTRIARCCLDRTEHRHHLAGPLGVAMLRCMVEHRWLERNAGTRAVRLTREGARMLKSSLGIDTDSLREPELPRPGIDAMSPD comes from the coding sequence ATGAGTCGTTTCGAACCCAATGTAGCGTTTCCGGCGTCGTTGATCGGCGAACCCAACCGCGCGCGGATTCTCATGGCGTTGTGCGCGGGCGAGCAACGGGCCGGCTCGCTTGCCCAGTTCGTGTCGGCATCGCCGCAGGCCACCAGCAATCATCTCGCTCGGCTGGTGAAGGGGGGGCTGGTCTGCGTACGGAGTGACGGACGGCATCGCTACTATCGATTGGCGAATCCGGAGGTCGCACGGGTCCTGGAACTTCTGGCGGTGCTCGCGCCGCCCTTGCCGGCCCGACTGCATGGCCGCGTGGACCGGACGCTCCACTACGCGCGCACCTGTTACGACCATCTCGCCGGTACATTGGGCGTGGCGCTTGCCGATGCGATGAGACGCGAAGGATTCCTGTCCAAGCCGACGGGCAAGGACGATCAACGACACTGGCGGGTGACACGACGCGGCATCGCGTGGTTCGCCGATCTCGGCGTGGACACGAGTGCGTTGCGTGGGCCGCTCACGCGTATTGCACGTTGTTGCCTCGATCGCACCGAGCACCGGCATCATCTGGCGGGGCCGCTGGGCGTCGCGATGCTCAGGTGCATGGTCGAGCATCGCTGGCTCGAGCGCAATGCGGGCACGCGCGCCGTCAGGCTGACCCGTGAGGGTGCGCGCATGCTGAAGTCCAGTCTGGGTATCGACACCGACAGCCTGCGCGAGCCCGAACTTCCACGACCCGGCATCGACGCCATGTCGCCGGACTAA
- a CDS encoding DUF5384 family protein, which yields MKRAVFLSLLIPTAVAAQGQPPQTAVNMDAGLARMQQLESNAVAERDAQQRAYEAEQQRQQKAAAAAQQKRDRAQAAMASQRDRERRDAAGRQRSIEDQDRAYENRYKELRLKQLETQVNRENDKINADLARSKAETDEVQSKAEATRNVSKGVQKNLQDANRHWWEK from the coding sequence ATGAAGCGGGCCGTTTTTCTTTCGCTGCTGATCCCGACGGCGGTAGCCGCGCAGGGGCAGCCGCCCCAGACCGCCGTCAACATGGATGCGGGTCTTGCCCGCATGCAGCAGCTTGAATCCAATGCGGTAGCCGAACGCGACGCGCAGCAGCGCGCTTACGAAGCCGAGCAGCAGCGGCAGCAAAAGGCGGCGGCAGCGGCTCAGCAAAAGCGTGACCGTGCGCAAGCGGCGATGGCGTCGCAGCGTGACCGTGAACGTCGCGATGCTGCCGGCAGGCAACGCAGCATCGAAGATCAGGACCGCGCTTACGAGAACCGCTACAAGGAACTGCGCCTGAAGCAGCTCGAAACGCAGGTCAATCGCGAGAACGACAAGATCAACGCTGATCTGGCACGCTCGAAAGCCGAAACGGACGAGGTGCAATCGAAGGCCGAGGCCACGCGAAATGTGAGCAAGGGCGTTCAGAAGAACCTTCAGGACGCCAACCGCCACTGGTGGGAAAAGTAA
- a CDS encoding glycine zipper domain-containing protein, with the protein MKKITIATIAGSMILAGCATPGMENRADSYSATEVNQRQEVRTIEILTILPARVQVSNEQNKQAAQLTGTVLGALAGAAVGGATGPGGWGRTGVGTVAGGAVGAAAGSMVSDKVMVDGVQIAYRDGKKSYISAQVGRVCEFKPGMAMMIGSDTTTRVQPNAQCPAQATEAAK; encoded by the coding sequence ATGAAAAAAATCACCATCGCTACGATTGCCGGCTCGATGATTCTGGCCGGTTGCGCAACGCCCGGTATGGAAAATCGCGCCGATTCCTATAGCGCGACTGAAGTGAACCAGCGTCAGGAAGTGCGCACGATCGAAATTCTGACCATCCTGCCGGCTCGCGTGCAGGTCAGCAACGAGCAGAACAAGCAAGCGGCGCAACTGACCGGTACGGTTCTCGGCGCGCTCGCAGGGGCGGCCGTCGGCGGTGCGACGGGGCCGGGAGGCTGGGGCCGTACCGGCGTGGGAACGGTCGCCGGGGGCGCGGTCGGCGCCGCAGCGGGCTCGATGGTGAGCGACAAGGTGATGGTCGACGGTGTGCAGATCGCCTATCGCGACGGCAAGAAATCGTACATCAGCGCACAGGTGGGCCGCGTCTGCGAATTCAAGCCGGGTATGGCGATGATGATCGGCTCGGACACGACGACCCGTGTCCAGCCGAACGCGCAATGTCCGGCTCAAGCGACGGAAGCGGCGAAATGA
- a CDS encoding baseplate J/gp47 family protein: MLTIVSLRGGTAIETPDSLLARLLQRIRRPPAGGNKYDYRQWAMEVPGVTAAFVHPLRRGLGTVDVVIVTDDDLPSDDVLKMAQAHIDDQPLDPKTGEFIGLPWIA, encoded by the coding sequence ATGCTGACGATTGTGAGCCTGCGCGGAGGTACAGCGATCGAGACGCCCGACAGTCTGCTCGCGCGTCTGCTGCAGCGCATTCGCCGGCCACCGGCGGGCGGCAACAAATACGACTACCGGCAGTGGGCGATGGAAGTGCCGGGCGTAACCGCCGCGTTCGTCCATCCCTTGCGTCGCGGCCTTGGTACCGTCGACGTTGTGATCGTGACGGATGATGACCTGCCTTCGGACGACGTGCTGAAGATGGCGCAGGCTCACATCGATGATCAACCGCTCGATCCGAAAACTGGCGAGTTTATTGGCCTACCATGGATCGCATGA
- a CDS encoding phage tail assembly chaperone, whose amino-acid sequence MRDSDTRTVTPPDAPVAVQNQAALWVEYRQKLRDVTIQPGFPFNVEWPEAPRAH is encoded by the coding sequence CTGCGCGACTCCGACACTCGCACTGTCACCCCCCCGGATGCTCCAGTAGCTGTACAGAACCAAGCTGCGCTTTGGGTGGAGTATCGCCAAAAGTTGCGCGACGTCACGATCCAGCCAGGGTTCCCGTTCAACGTAGAGTGGCCGGAGGCCCCACGCGCGCATTAA